The genomic window GAGgttaaagaatatattagaGGTTGCTTTTTCATAACTATGTCGTAGTCTAAGTTAAGGTTGTAGTATATAGGGTAAACTACGATATACTATGCATGGTTATACacattttgaatttcttcttttcaacATTGAACTTTGaaccattttcaattggaaaTCTGTCTTAGGCATAGCACCATGGCTACTGTTATTGCTATTGTTAGTATTGCTGTAACCGGGCATAGCCAATGGACTAGTTGATGTTGTCGTTGCTagattttctttgttaAGCAAATCCAAACCTTTGCTTGAGAATATTGAACAGTCATGTGGTATGGGAGTTTTCCTTATACGTTTACTAGAGTCATGAAAGACTTGAATCAAAGGAGTCTGTATAAGAATATGATGTTGTTTTTGTTCGTATGCATGATGTGGAGTTAATTGAACATGTTGTAAAATTGGAGATAAACGAGTTGacatattttttggaacagattttattataggagatttttgtttattttgaGTTACGTTTAAATTGGAAGTGTTTTCTGATGGTTCAACTTCTGATTCTGTGTCTGATTCTGACTCTGATGCTGAATCACCATCTGTTTCTGATTCAGATTCTGAATCATATGACGTATAGCTCGAGTCGTCACTTTCGGCAGTAATACTGTCGTATGCAGACTTTCGAAGCTTCTCGATGCATTTAGGCATAGGGGTACGGATTATTGGTTTTGATACATTTTTGAATGTTGCAGACGAGGAAGATGGTTTAGTAATGCCGTTGGTACTTACACTGctaccattattattatgagaATGTGACACGTGTAACATTGGCGTTCTGGGGAAGCATTTATTATTACGGTTTCCGGTACCTTTTGGTTCTAGGAACTGTGGTTTGACAGTAAATGGAATGTTAGTTTTagaataatttaaaattggTTCAGGATCATCTTTTTTAGTTTCCTGTTGCATTTCACTTTTTCCCTTATTATCAGCGATTTCTTGTATACTCTCGacctcttcctcttctgAACAATAACTGAAATAATCAGCTCCTTCTTGGACACGATCATTGGGTGCGAAAACCTGGCACCAGCCTCCATTGCTTAATGGGAAAGAATCGATAAGACCAGAACCAGGTGTTTCGTTTTGTGTACCATgggataatatttttataattaatGGTTTATCAGATTCAACCGCAGATGCGTTATACactttaatatcattattattattgcaAAGTATGCTAGTAATAGTATAacctttcttctttagttCGTTACCAGCATCAGTATTCTCCCTATTACATTCTGAGGACTTGATGTCTATAAACATTTTTGGGTGGTACTTAATTCTCTTTCTTATTCTAAATGTCTATTtctgtattattatagatGGTAGGTGTTTCTTGCATATGATATGTCGTTCTCAGATAGctagaaataaaattatatagCACGAGTAACAGATGGAAAATAAATCGAGTAGCAATGAGCTGAAAAGTTTAGACTATATTAATAGTTTTCATTTGATATAGCGGAGGGGATAACAATGTAGTAATTTACCAAGCAGGGCATTTGATTTATTCAACTAATTACCTATCCCAACTTAAAGTTTGAGGGACAACTTAATGAATGGAGGTGGTAGTCCAAAAACGAAATCATGAAATAAACTTCTATTCCAAGAAGAGCACCGTACGGAAATCAAACCAGAATGTCCCACCTGGGTACTACGTaaatgtttcaatattGTAAAATTGATGTTTATGTACTTAGATTGTTGTTaaatatagaatatatcCTCCTTTGTGCAGGTCTTTCTGAGAAACACGATTACGTATTCAGAAATTTCAGGGAGAAAAGAAACGAGGGACTCAGAAGGGAAATTTCTATTGGGCACAGAGCTCGACGTAGGAagttcaaaaaatatattcgtCATTTTCCTTGAGATTAAATTACCCTTTGGGAAATACGGGTAAAAAATAGGGTTTTTATGCCTTTTCACCTTGCCCTACAACATAAATTTTGTAGGTGTGAAACAGTATGAAACACCCTTAATCGGTGGTTGATTTCTCGAAACAATTCAGACTTTACTTCAGCCCTTAAAAAAGTATTTTACCCTACTGgtaatggaaaaaaatactttCATCACCCTTTTAACCAGCAGACGCCTGGAAAGAACACCAAAGTACTTCCATCCGTTCCAGCGGAAAATGGTCacaaattatttcttaCTTACAAACGTGGAACTGACGGGGAGTGTCTGGGTATTTCACTgttttttatcattaaataagAAGCCAAGAACAAAGAAACAACTTCAACATATTTCTAATATTGTTCTAGTAAACAATATATAACCATGCCAGCAATAAATTGAGTACTTCTTGAAGTACACCAAAGTAGAGCTTAacttatcatcattatcctACCTGGTTCCATCTCAATGAGTTTCGTATCTAAATAATCAACGTGTCTACTTAGGTCACTTTCTGAATCCTCAACTCCCCAGGATTATCAACACCATCTTAAAAGTTAGCTAGCATTTGACATCTGAATTTTTCGTTGATGGATACTTGTTATAAAGTTTATTGGTTAGAAAAGTGTTGgttataaaaaaaaaaaaagccAAAATAACCTGGCCGTAAACGTTGATGAATACCTTGCTAACCACAAAATACACTGCAATTAAATAGCAATCCTTCTTTTAGTGAGATAATTCGAGTTTAGATCCCTTAGCCAGGTCATAACCagtaataaattcaaaagcGAAGTATagtaaaaaatataagacGGCCAACATTAAAGTGTGTAAGGCATACATTAATGGTTATACCTCTCGGTAACccttcaaatatttaactGTACCTGTTTATTTCGTCGCCATCATAGGTCCAATGAACCATCGCGTATatgatttcttcaattttctaatatatCCAAAAAGGTAAATGTATTTATTCTAAactcttcttttcttacTGTTTTACCCTTTTAAAAAGGTTTTTGGGTATACGAGTTGCCATTGAGACCAATTTACTATAACTGGTAGAAGAAATATGATACTGTTTTTTTGcaaaaatatcataatATGACctacattttttttcaattacacaaatatataaataggAAAACAATATTCCTATATATAGCTCTttgatatataaatatatcaaattaCTTGTTTTGGGTTTATAAATCAATCGACtaaaaaaaagttaaaaAACTCCGGTCCTTGTTGAATGAGGAGctcaaaaatatatatgtacaaTATTTTAGGGGACAGACGCGAAACGCGTTAAAGCCATTTATTGATAAGCAAAATCATAAACAAAGGTTCTAAGAATTACAAATGCGATGCCCTCACTAGTTAATGGCAAAAAAGATCAAGGTTTCAAGTATCTTACACTTCCAAAGTTATGTCAAACGTATTACAATTAGCTAACGTCAACGCACCATTCAATCAAAATGTCACCACCGTTTGGTTATTAGCAACAACAAATCtagcttcttcttcaaaatcattaacTAAGGGGATTAGTAGTTCTAACAATACCGCCCGGGGTAATGGaccaattaaaaaaaaggaTATATTCAATGTATGTATCCCACAAACATGTCAAACTattcaacaaaatgaaaaccAACTATCATTACGTCATGTTTCAAATCTTCTGTATGGTGTCACAATCTGctataataaaaagattgaatttattttaaatgatttagaaaatgtATTGATTCAATTAAGGAGACGTAACTTGATGTTATTCTCAAAGACTCAGAACCAAAGGCAACAACAGGAAGGAAATAACGATGGGGACACAGGGAGTGGtaaaaagaagacaaatTTGGTTACTATTAGGGgaaatgattcaaatgttttttataaaaatgatgctatgtttgatattgaagatattagagttttcaatttagatACTACTGAAAATAATGGTTTAAAAGCCTTCCATAATAATGACACATCTAGTGGGTTGATTAAGAGATTTGATTACCTGACTGAATtgacaaataataacatcGTGAATATTGATCAAAATAACGACTTTGCTGAGGATGATGTTAATATTGATGACGACCAAATGATCTTTAATTCAAACattgattttgaattaGACATTGATGATGAGCATAGTAAATTATCGTCCAATTACCATCATATTAATACTGGgcataatgatgatgacttCAGGTACAACATAGATAGCCAACAAccaaatttggaattgaattttgatattaatgaaaaggagaaagagaaagagaaaaagcAAGAGGAAGAGAAAAGCCAGGACCAGTTAAGCCATAATAACCTTTCTGAGTTTAATGAGCTACATCAAGGAAATAACgaaaatgaacaagaagagGAAGCTGATCTGGCTGACGAATCTATATCATCACATGATTCTAATGAGCCACCTTTAAAAAAGTTCAAATCTGCAATGCCATCTGGCCTTAATAGTAATCAAACCAAGCACGTTTTCACCACTATTGGACTCGATGAACGAATCGGTTTATTAACTGAAACTTTAAGACATAACaatgaaaattatttagAGCTAATGGAGGATACTTTAGGACTATCAAGgggaaataatattactgCTTATAAAAATAACCAGAGAGAGGATGaggaaaacaaaataagaaacTACTTTATGAATGATAGTAATTTGAGTAAATACTGGAAGCAAACTTTTTGGAATAATGGAAACAATactttatcttcttttttattcGATTCTACCAAATCAGA from Naumovozyma dairenensis CBS 421 chromosome 3, complete genome includes these protein-coding regions:
- the HAL1 gene encoding Hal1p (similar to Saccharomyces cerevisiae HAL1 (YPR005C); ancestral locus Anc_8.102) translates to MFIDIKSSECNRENTDAGNELKKKGYTITSILCNNNNDIKVYNASAVESDKPLIIKILSHGTQNETPGSGLIDSFPLSNGGWCQVFAPNDRVQEGADYFSYCSEEEEVESIQEIADNKGKSEMQQETKKDDPEPILNYSKTNIPFTVKPQFLEPKGTGNRNNKCFPRTPMLHVSHSHNNNGSSVSTNGITKPSSSSATFKNVSKPIIRTPMPKCIEKLRKSAYDSITAESDDSSYTSYDSESESETDGDSASESESDTESEVEPSENTSNLNVTQNKQKSPIIKSVPKNMSTRLSPILQHVQLTPHHAYEQKQHHILIQTPLIQVFHDSSKRIRKTPIPHDCSIFSSKGLDLLNKENLATTTSTSPLAMPGYSNTNNSNNSSHGAMPKTDFQLKMVQSSMLKRRNSKCV
- the REC8 gene encoding Rec8p (similar to Saccharomyces cerevisiae REC8 (YPR007C); ancestral locus Anc_8.104) — encoded protein: MSNVLQLANVNAPFNQNVTTVWLLATTNLASSSKSLTKGISSSNNTARGNGPIKKKDIFNVCIPQTCQTIQQNENQLSLRHVSNLLYGVTICYNKKIEFILNDLENVLIQLRRRNLMLFSKTQNQRQQQEGNNDGDTGSGKKKTNLVTIRGNDSNVFYKNDAMFDIEDIRVFNLDTTENNGLKAFHNNDTSSGLIKRFDYLTELTNNNIVNIDQNNDFAEDDVNIDDDQMIFNSNIDFELDIDDEHSKLSSNYHHINTGHNDDDFRYNIDSQQPNLELNFDINEKEKEKEKKQEEEKSQDQLSHNNLSEFNELHQGNNENEQEEEADLADESISSHDSNEPPLKKFKSAMPSGLNSNQTKHVFTTIGLDERIGLLTETLRHNNENYLELMEDTLGLSRGNNITAYKNNQREDEENKIRNYFMNDSNLSKYWKQTFWNNGNNTLSSFLFDSTKSEYSHASSIERGRKRLSSLSSNSRSNSNQSEEYGRRMNLNSKSVVNGLFGNDLEDDNNNLLLNLEQINEDLEDEHEMTHFQFGTNASNMGNHDLMQIDLNLPPSSFGRNLSRSVTSLTGGHGLSSHQQDVVDVLQNRFVSGNNVGYNYERSSFATGSSSQTQSYNTDSNTANTRQTMTLDIQARRFYEYIKERAEFIGTTTHSTPSFKKKLLFEDIVPSKLSASDEQNPGNLVDRCVAAGAFFSLLNLASGAVIHLEEYNPEKKDLSSKILQPDELIIKV